The Suricata suricatta isolate VVHF042 chromosome 15, meerkat_22Aug2017_6uvM2_HiC, whole genome shotgun sequence genome includes the window ggaaagaaaacctttgaggctggtgtgagagagacaagagaggagggtGTGGGGCAGGACGACTGTCACTGTCACTAACGGGATCCCTAGCTATCGGctcaatggaatttttttcttttcgtgcgactttaacaaggaacctgtCCAATGACGcttgcttttgcttccttttgaggatttcactCAGAAGAGGGAAGTATATGGCCATCCAGGCCTtcccaaagaaggaagaaagctctCAAATACGCACTTAACCTAataccttaaagagctggaaagagaATAGCCAATAAAACCCCAGACCAGCAGAAGACGGGATGAgatcagaacagaaatcaatgctatggaaaaacaaaacaaaacaaaacacaacaaaacacagCACAACAGATCGATGAAATCCAGGAACTGGGTCTCTGAAAggttaaattcctagaaaaacataaactaccaaaactaaaacaagaaaaaatagaaaatttgaacagccCCATAGCCAGTAAACATACTGAAtgaataatcaaaaatctcccaacaaaccaGAGTCCAGCACcggatggctttccaggagattctaccaaacatttacagAGGAGTCAGCACCTGTTCTTCTGACGctgttccaaaacatagaaatagaaaggaaacttccaaactgcttctacgaggccagcattacctcGCTTCCAAAACTAGGCAAAGACCCCAcaggaaggagaagggcagacCCATTAccttaaagaattattcaccacaatcaagtggctACAGGccggttcaatatccacaaatcaatcactgtgattcagcacattaataaaagaaaggacaggaaccacatgattctctcgatagatgcaaagaaagcatttcacaaaatacagcatcctttcttgataagaaccctcaagaaagtatggatagaaggatcatacctcaagatgaTAAAAGCCAAATACGAAAGACCCGCTTCTGATATTGTCctcaaatggggaaaaactgagcgcTTCCCCCCCAGGCCAGGACCACGACAGggacgtccactctcaccactgttgttcaacaccCTGTTGGacgtcctagcctcagcaatcagacagcgcAGAGAAACGAATGGCATCCAAATCGGCCAGGAGAAAGTCAAACTTGCACTcttcgcagacgacatgatactctatatggaacaCCCCCAAGATTCCACCACAAAACTACTAGAACTTATCCATGAATTCaccaaagtcgcaggatataaaatcaatgcccAGAAATAAGTTGAATTTCTATATACCAAccacaaagcagcagaaagagatatcaaggaattgatcccatttacaatcgcaacaaaaaccataaaacacctgggaataaacctacccaaagaGGTGAAACATCTCTACACTGAGCACTATAGAAAGCTTGtgacagaaaaatgaagaagacattaaaaaatggaaaaacattccatgctcatagattagaagaacaaatattgttaaaaagttaCTACTACccaagcaatctgcacattcagtGCACTCCCTagcaaaataacaccagcattcttcacagagcttcaacaaacaatcccaaaatttgtatggaaccagaaaagaccccaagtagctaaagaaatcctgaaaaaagaaaaccaaacctgtaggcatcacaatcctggacttcaagctgtattaccaagctgtaatcatcaagacagtacggtaccAGCCCCAAAACAggcactcagatcaatggaacagaatagagaacccggaGTTGGGCCCACAAACGTACGGCCGGCTAATCTTTAACAGAGCAGGACAGTCTCTCCAGCGAGtcgtgctgggaaagctggacagcgacatgcagaaaaatgaggctggaccactttctgacaccacaCACCAAAATAAACCCAAGGTTGCTGCTGCAATGACCAAAATAAAGGCAGACCCTGACGGGCCGGAGCCTCGGGGAGCGCCCTTACCACGAGCTGCTAGTGAATTTGAACCTCCGTCTCAGGCGGAAGCTCTACAAATGCATCAAGAAAGCTGTGAAGCAGAAGCAGATTCGGCGCGCTGTGAAGGAGGTTCAGAAATTTATAAACAAAGGCGAGAAAGGGATCATGGTTTTGGCAGGAGACACGCTGCCCAGTGAGGTGTACTGCCATCCCCCGTTATGTGTGAGGCCCGGGATTTGCCCCACGTCTATATCCCCTCCAAGATGGGCCTGGGGGCGGCCGCAGGCTCCAAGCGTGATAGCGGTCAAGCCCCACGAGGAGCACCAGGAGGCTTAGGACGAGTGCCTGGAGGAGGTgcaggccctgcccccacccacgtGAAGGACTCGGGCCCCCGCTCCCAAAGCCGTCCCGAAGCCCGTGCCCACACATCGCCCCTGGTCCCCTGGGGCCGGTGTTCCCGGGCAGCTCCGCTGGCTCTTTTGTGAAGGCCCAGCCGGCGTGTTCATTGGGTGTCAGTGAAGACGGCTCCGAGGGTGTAGTGGGGGGGGGAGTAAACgctatgaccaaaaaaaaaaaaaaaaaaaaacaacccaccccaaaatggatgaaagacctaaatatctAAGACAGGGAGCCATCAAactccttgaggagaaagcaggcaaaaacctctctgaccttggccgcagcaacttcttacttaagacatctccaaaggcaagggaaacaaaagcagaaatgaactactggggcctcatcaagataaaaagcttctgcacagtgaaggaaagacTCAGCAAACCTAAAGGCAactggaatgggagaagatatttgcaaactaaatatcaaataaagggttagtatccaaaatctataaagaacttatcaaactcaatacccaaaaaagaaataatctagtgaagaaatcaGGAGACAAGAGtagacccttttccaaagaagacatccagatggccaaccgacacctggaaaaatgctcaacgtcacccatcatcagggaaacacaatcAAAACCACGAGAcgccacctcacactggtcagagtggctaaaatgaccaactcaggcaacaacagaagtTGGCGAGGACGCAGAGAAAGAGGAGCCTTCTTGTGCCGCTGGGGGGAACCAGACTGGggcggccgctctggaaaacagggtggaggttcctcaaaaagtcaacACAGAACTGCCCTCtgccccagcaattgcactactagctatttatccgaaggacacaggagtgctgattcggAGGGGCACCTGCGCCCCACCGGGGACAGCAGCGCATCGACCACAGCGGAGCGTGGAAAGAGCCCgcgtgtccactgacagatgaggGGTAACGAGGCTGTGGTTTATGTCCGCAGTGGAGGAGTCCTCGGCaatccagaagaatgaaaccttgccatttggaACTACGTGGaaggaactagagggtattaagctcagggaaatagagaaagacaagtatcatatgacttcactcatatgaggaatttaagatacaaaacatgaacataagggaagggaagcaaaacagggaggggacaacaCATACTCTTAGACACAGAGAccagactgagggttgctggaggggctggggagggggggcacgaGGGAGGGCCCTTGTCGGGATGAGCTCTGGCTGTTACATGCAGGGGTGAAGGCCGGGAACAACCCCTGCAATCACGACTGCACTGGATGCcaacttagatgtaaatttaaaaaaaaaaaattcttttttttttttagtgttttatttattttattacagtgagagagcatgagagggggagggtcagagagagaaggagacacagaactggaagcaggctccaggctccgagctagccgccagaacagagcccgacgcggggctcgaacccacgaacgtgagatctgacctgagctgaagtcggaggcttaaccgactgagccacccaggtgccccaacttagatgtaaattttaaaaaatcaaatgaaacttGCTCCGCAGGTAACACTTGGAAACCGGGAGCTTCTGGAACTCGGTAGCCAAGGCCTCAGCTGCCTTCGCCTCCCCGCGCCTCCCGGCGCCGCGGACGCCACNNNNNNNNNNNNNNNNNNNNNNNNNNNNNNNNNNNNNNNNNNNNNNNNNNNNNNNNNNNNNNNNNNNNNNNNNNNNNNNNNNNNNNNNNNNNNNNNNNNNTTTGCTGCGTCCAGCccccttatttcttctttaatactgTGCAGTCGACGTAGACTTAGAAAATCGTGCCATTTCGGCCACTCACATGCCTCCCTCACACTTCTCGATGATTTCCTCAACTTCCCCCATAATCCCCTCCTTCCTCTTACCTCCTTTCTTTCCAGCCTTCTGCCTGGGGCCACCGTGTGCGCTTGCACGGATGTTGACAGCATAGTTCTGTGCTCACTGTTCTGAAAactcactgatttctgccaaacaccaccgCCAGAGACCGAGCATCGGAGCATGGGCGACGATCCcccacaatcccacagagagagagccagagacagagaggcagagacagagagggaccaTTGCCTCAGTTGTCATGTGACGTTCGGCTCACATACTCCTCACATTGTAAGATGTtcacttatcaagttaaaatttattagaaacgtTTGCTCGGCTCACGGAACCCTTGCAGAACAAGTTTGTCATGACCCAAGGTTTGACTGTACTTTAATCTGGTTTGGGGATCTGCTTCGGAGGCTCTGAACGAAGACACCAAACCACACGTGCCCTTGGCCTGACCCTGCCTGGCCCTGGAAATGATCAAAAGGGAGaccccttctccttcctgcctgaGCTCTTTGACTCAAGGTAAGCCCTGTGTGACCCTGGCCACGGGCCTGGACCCTGAAGCCGGCTGACCCGTATTCCTGGCTGCACACCGTCTGATCCATAACCCCAGCCCGAGCTTGGCCCAGGCCACACAGTCATCAGAACTTCGTCCTTGGCCTAGACCAGTCTCAGGACAGATACCAGGCCCTTTTAACCTACCCATGTTAATCTTAAACACTTTCCAACGTGGGTAGGCAGGACCCCGAGGGGCCCCCAGTTTGGGGGCACTGCTTGTAGCCCCTCCAAAAGGCTGTGTGAGCCAAGACCTCTCTGAGGGGGTTAGCTGGGGGGCCTTGAATGGTAAGAGGGCATTTCAAGGTAGGCATTCAGGGTGGAGGACCCGGCCGGGCAGGGCCCAGAGAGGCTCACTCACAACAGAGGGGCTGTTTCTCTGGATGCTCAGTCATGCTGCCCTCGCTCAAGCCCACGCAGGGCGGTGGGAAGCAGCTTGAGGGCTCCGTATAGTGGGGTACAGATGTTGGCACCCCACACCTGAACCCACAGCTATCCCCTCAAGCCTACGGGGTCTGGTGGGGAGCTCCAGAAAACCTTCTGGAGAAGGCTCAGGTGTGGTCTGGCAGGATAGCAGGGGTGAGGGTGTGGGGATGTGGGGACAGGCCAGTGATGAGTGGACAcatgggagggggatgggctgcGGGGAGGAGCGCCAAGTCACACCAGGGAGCCGCAGTCAGCCTGGGCGCAGAGAGCCAGGAACCAGGCAGCCGGCCAGGGCACCGGCTCGCGGGGCTGGGCCGCTGTCACAGGGTCCCCACCAGACCCCAGCAACAGGTCTGGCTTGAGCCCGAACAGAGTCACTCAAGCTGAAACGGTGCTCCAATAGGAGCGCCACCATCCCAGCTCACGTGGCCATCGTGGCCGCGCCTGCCCGGAGCATTTGTgcgcaggagggaggagggggcttgcTCACAGCATCCGGTGCAGGACCCAGGGGGCCCCTCCAGCGGAGGCCTTTCTGCAGATTGCCAccgcccactcccacccccacccccttagGACAAGACGGAGCAGTGCAGGGCCTGCGTCAGACCCCAGCCACCCCCGGGGCTGGCTGGCTTGGGGTCAGGCTCCGCCGGATCCCTAGCAGCCCCAGCGGCCCACGACGCTCCGGGGCTGGAACGGACTGTTCCCATAGACTGGGGGCGGCCGGTGGGGACTCGCGCGGCGCCAGAAGCCCAGGCCGAGGAGACGCGGGCGGCGCGGCCCCGGCTGTGCGCGGGCCAGCAGCGCCACCTGTTGGGCAGACACGTGAGCCGCGGCGACGACGGCTGGCTCTGGATCATTCTGAAGCTGCCCCAGGTCTGCAGGGATACGGCCGCCTCGGCAGGGTGCCCGCTAAGTACCCCAGACCCCTGGCCCTCCACCCATCCGTTCCCACCCGCTCCATCCTGGCACCCACAGGCTCTCTGGGACCCCAACCCTGGCCAGCGAGCTGGGAACTTACCCTGGAACAGGGAGTCCAGCAGGTCCTGGCTGACGTGGCTGGGGCTTGTGTGATGGACCAGGAAGCCTGGACCAAGGCGAACCAGTGAGTGCTGGCCCCAGacccagcagggaggggctgtCCAGCTCCCAGAGCTCTGAGTTCAAGAGACAGTGGGACTCCAGTCCTGCCTCACCTAGGAGCACAGCAGCTGCCCAGCGCAAGGGGTCCTGTGGGCTCCGCAGGTAGCCCTGGGTCTGGCTCAGGAAGCTGGGTATGCGACTCGGGTACTGCTGAACCTGGGGACGGACGGGCTTATGGCAGTACAGAAGGGCCGATCCCATATGGAGAGCGGGTGGCAAAGATGAGCCTGGTGCTAGGGTCCCCTGGCGAACCCCCAAGGCAAGGCATCAGGGCCTGAGGTCTTAGACCTGCCGCCACCCTGGCTGGCAGCCTGGCCTGGTGCACACTGGACCAAGTGGGTGCTCCCCTACTGACCAGGCAGTGGCAGATGCGGCTTAGGGCCTCAGGGCTGTCGTAGTGGGCCACAGTGACCATCTCCTCCAGCAGGCCCCAACGCAGGGCATGATCACAGCGGGCCAGGGTCCACTCTGAACTCTAGGACAGATGAAGGGAGCAGGGATAGGGGTCCAGAAAGTAGCAAGAGGTGGCTGGGGTGTGGCCAGGGCGAGGGGTGGGCGGAGTCCAGGGCAGGTGGGCCAGGAAAGACCAGGAAGCTAGGAGCCCTTGACACCTGCACCTGAGGTCCTTGTAGAACTCTTTGGAGATGCGCAGGGAGGGGGTGGATAGGGCTGGACGGGGACAGCGGCGGGACAGTCTCGGGGGGCAGCTGACCTCAGCGGCGTCCCTGCTGGGATCTTGCAGGCGCAAGAGCAGTGGCACGAGGCTCTGCAGCACCAGCTTCCGCAGAGGGCCGCGGAGCCCCACCTGGagcccgccccggccccgccgcACCAGCGTCCCAAGAAGCCCAACAGCCGAGGCGCGGACCGAGTCCCGGGCCTGCGTGGGAGGGCGCGGTCAGGGCACACCAAGAACCCGGAGAGGCCAGGGAGGGCGGCGGTCATCCAGGCGGTCCTGAGACCTGGGGCGAGGCGGGTTGGAGGGCGGGGACNNNNNNNNNNNNNNNNNNNNNNNNNNNNNNNNNNNNNNNNNNNNNNNNNNNNNNNNNNNNNNNNNNNNNNNNNNNNNNNNNNNNNNNNNNNNNNNNNNNNGGCGGGGACGGgggccgcgggggggggggggggggggggcgggttggGTGGGTAGCGAAGGCGGAGGGCGGGACgggagggaggggatggcagCCCGGCGGGGCGGGGCTTACGTCGTCCAGCAGCGGCGGGAGGCGCGGCCCCAGCTCGGTACTCAGCAGCCGCACGGGCGCCCGAGGCCGCAGCAGGAGCCTCCGCAGCGCGCCCAGCGCTGCATCCACGAGCCGCGCGTCGCCCTCGCTCAGTGCGCCCAGTAGCGCGGGCAACAGCTTGCTCACGTGCCGCACCTGAGGGGGCAGGGACTTGTGGGCGGGCCCTCGTAGGCCCCGCCCCTAGGCCCGCCCCGGGCCCGCCCCTCACCTTCCCGCGGCTCAGCGCCAGGTGGCCGAGGCCGAGCAGGCCCAGCCAGCGCACGGTGGGCTCCGGGTCACCCTGCCAGGCGCGGAGCCGCTCCAGAATGACCTCCTCCCGCAGAAGCCCTGCCGTGGGCCGACTCTGCAACAGCTAAGCGGGGACGAGGGGTCAGCATGCTCCAGGTCCCCGGGCACTGTCCAGAGGCCGGGTCC containing:
- the MROH6 gene encoding maestro heat-like repeat-containing protein family member 6 isoform X5 — translated: MGAIAVPTAGPAPCSLPRVQEAAPKGLYQDPQSSWEEGALADLALYAAASLEEAGFAGTQATALMLASALEARGERLEEQVYALVRGLLAQVPSLAEGRPRQAALRVLSALALEHAREVVCALLPSSLPPDRVAAELWRSLSRNQRVNGQVLVQLLWALKGGAGPEPEALAATRALGEMLAVSGCVGATRGFYPHLLLMLVTQLHQLARRASSPDTPRAWAPSHRGPPHSDASCAVEALKALLTGDGGRMVVTCMEQAGGWRRLVGAHTHLEGVLLLASAMVAHADHHLRGLFGNLLPWLRSADDTRRLTAMAFFTGLLQSRPTAGLLREEVILERLRAWQGDPEPTVRWLGLLGLGHLALSRGKVRHVSKLLPALLGALSEGDARLVDAALGALRRLLLRPRAPVRLLSTELGPRLPPLLDDARDSVRASAVGLLGTLVRRGRGGLQVGLRGPLRKLVLQSLVPLLLRLQDPSRDAAESSEWTLARCDHALRWGLLEEMVTVAHYDSPEALSRICHCLVQQYPSRIPSFLSQTQGYLRSPQDPLRWAAAVLLGEAGLESHCLLNSELWELDSPSLLGLGPALTGSPWSRLPGPSHKPQPRQPGPAGLPVPGWRCWPAHSRGRAARVSSAWASGAARVPTGRPQSMGTVRSSPGASWAAGAARDPAEPDPKPASPGGGWGLTQALHCSVLS